A genome region from Baekduia alba includes the following:
- a CDS encoding fumarylacetoacetate hydrolase family protein, translating to MLETTRGRDVGAVLRDGDVAALSASPGPLLDPVEVDVLAPVTGGKVVAIGLNYLDHVRESGMEPPAAPLVFAKFPSSIVGPGTAIRIDRAITQRVDWEVELAVVIGRTATRVSVEQALDHVFGYTVANDVSARDVQFGDGQWVRGKSLDTFCPVGPAVVTPDELGDPQRLALRTRVNGHTMQDSNTSEMVFGVAELIARCSHSFTLEPGDLLLTGTPWGCGEFMDPPQHLRDGDVVEVEVEGIGCLTNPVEEITA from the coding sequence GTGCTCGAGACCACCCGCGGCCGCGACGTCGGAGCCGTCCTGCGCGACGGCGACGTCGCCGCGCTCAGCGCGTCCCCGGGGCCGCTCCTCGACCCGGTCGAAGTCGACGTCCTGGCGCCGGTGACCGGCGGCAAGGTCGTCGCGATCGGGCTCAACTACCTCGACCACGTGCGCGAGTCCGGGATGGAGCCGCCTGCCGCTCCCCTGGTCTTCGCCAAGTTCCCGAGCAGCATCGTCGGCCCCGGCACCGCGATCCGCATCGACCGCGCGATCACCCAGCGGGTCGACTGGGAGGTCGAGCTGGCCGTCGTCATCGGCCGCACGGCGACGCGCGTGTCCGTCGAGCAGGCGCTCGACCACGTCTTCGGCTACACGGTCGCCAACGACGTGTCGGCACGCGACGTCCAGTTCGGCGACGGTCAGTGGGTGCGTGGCAAGAGCCTCGACACCTTCTGCCCGGTCGGGCCCGCCGTCGTCACGCCCGACGAGCTCGGCGACCCCCAGAGGCTCGCGCTGCGCACCCGCGTCAACGGGCACACGATGCAGGACTCCAACACCAGCGAGATGGTCTTCGGCGTCGCCGAGCTGATCGCCCGCTGCTCCCACAGCTTCACGCTGGAGCCCGGCGACCTGCTGCTCACCGGCACCCCGTGGGGCTGCGGCGAGTTCATGGACCCGCCGCAGCACCTCCGGGACGGCGACGTCGTCGAGGTCGAGGTCGAGGGCATCGGATGCCTCACCAACCCCGTCGAGGAGATCACCGCCTGA
- a CDS encoding glycoside hydrolase family 38 C-terminal domain-containing protein, translated as MSEISTIYIANHSHTDIGYTDYQSVCFRQHAEYVGQALDLIEATADRPDESRYRWTVEVTGPMIRYLRGAGNEEVDRFRHWQREGAIDIAAMQYNLTPGLTPEQMHRSLYPVRVLREEFGLTVETAMQDDVNGMSWLFADLLPAIGVDFLTLAVNQVRGRAPKPFPGAFWWEGPAGGRLLAWNGFHYLFGRSQAKLGDWRFVDENLPRYVQDLEAREDWPYDFLYCESTHPVRVDNGPPDPRMADFVHRWNEEGRGPKMAFTTPRLFGRAFRDQWGDSLPTWRGDWTDWWSDGVGSSSYETGVNRGTHELAASAEMLGAWLRAEGVDGWDTDRARQIYEHMTLYDEHTWGAFSSVEAPAALWSRSQWSHKSHYAYDAAMETHDVLARVARGLAETRATPGPEGMFNLGDLETERAYPEPESRELMVVNTLPWERDVLVEVPERRAGGAPVGMLETFFPRGVPWGFPPETEFQRVRAKVPAFGYAFVGLDDELDAGDLRAEGHVIENEHYRVELDPATGTVSSWLDKALGHDFAGEQHGWRIGEYVYETLTGGADRSALFVMDFAHDDFGTWPEDPPFQRETATQVEVGPARIQSGRASIEVKVQAPGVSGATCTFSLDAHTKELAVDWLLDKVHHADPESVYIAFPFNLDGAEFRVDLNGVPCTPNDDQLPGTARDWFPIRRWADVSDGERGVTVVPLDAPLVQLGGITTGKAAADLEPEGPAIVSWALNNHWMVNFQPSQGGQIPQRYRLTTHAGACDAAVAGRFAAGAATPPVILRDYLRTGDPTGALLQVEGDLGVEVGIKPAEDGDGAILRLRNVTPAAVTVPLRFLAAVPTSANVASPLEEDGDPLTVTDGAVSVPLAGSGTATVRVRF; from the coding sequence TTGTCTGAGATCTCGACGATCTACATCGCCAACCACTCGCACACCGACATCGGCTACACCGACTACCAGTCCGTCTGCTTCCGCCAGCACGCGGAGTACGTCGGGCAGGCGCTCGACCTCATCGAGGCCACGGCGGACCGCCCGGACGAGAGCCGGTATCGCTGGACCGTCGAGGTGACCGGCCCGATGATCCGCTACCTCCGCGGCGCCGGCAACGAGGAGGTCGACCGCTTCCGGCACTGGCAGCGGGAAGGTGCGATCGACATCGCGGCGATGCAGTACAACCTGACGCCCGGCCTCACCCCCGAGCAGATGCACCGCAGCCTCTACCCGGTCCGGGTGCTGCGCGAGGAGTTCGGCCTCACCGTCGAGACGGCGATGCAGGACGACGTGAACGGCATGAGCTGGCTGTTCGCCGACCTGCTGCCGGCCATCGGCGTGGACTTCCTCACGCTCGCCGTCAACCAGGTCCGCGGCCGCGCGCCCAAGCCCTTCCCCGGCGCCTTCTGGTGGGAGGGTCCGGCCGGCGGCCGCCTTCTGGCCTGGAACGGCTTCCACTACCTGTTCGGTCGCAGTCAGGCCAAGCTCGGCGACTGGCGCTTCGTCGACGAGAACCTGCCGCGGTACGTGCAGGACCTCGAGGCTCGCGAGGACTGGCCCTACGACTTCCTGTACTGCGAGTCGACCCACCCGGTGCGGGTCGACAACGGGCCGCCGGATCCCCGCATGGCCGACTTCGTCCACCGCTGGAACGAGGAGGGGCGCGGACCCAAGATGGCGTTCACCACCCCGCGCCTGTTCGGGCGCGCCTTCCGCGACCAGTGGGGCGACTCGCTTCCGACCTGGCGCGGTGACTGGACCGACTGGTGGTCGGACGGCGTCGGCTCCAGCAGCTATGAGACCGGCGTCAACCGCGGGACCCACGAGCTGGCGGCCTCCGCGGAGATGCTCGGCGCGTGGCTCCGCGCCGAGGGCGTCGACGGGTGGGACACCGACCGGGCGCGGCAGATCTACGAGCACATGACGCTGTACGACGAGCACACCTGGGGCGCGTTCTCCAGTGTCGAGGCGCCGGCGGCGCTGTGGAGTCGCTCGCAGTGGAGCCACAAGTCGCACTACGCCTACGACGCGGCGATGGAGACCCACGACGTGCTCGCCCGCGTGGCCCGCGGTCTGGCCGAGACGCGCGCCACGCCCGGCCCCGAGGGCATGTTCAACCTCGGCGACCTCGAGACGGAGCGGGCCTACCCGGAGCCCGAGTCGCGCGAGCTGATGGTCGTCAACACGCTGCCGTGGGAGCGCGACGTGCTCGTCGAGGTGCCCGAGCGCCGTGCGGGCGGCGCGCCCGTCGGGATGCTCGAGACGTTCTTCCCCCGCGGGGTGCCATGGGGCTTCCCGCCCGAGACCGAGTTCCAGCGGGTGCGTGCGAAGGTGCCGGCGTTCGGCTACGCCTTCGTGGGGCTCGACGACGAGCTCGACGCCGGCGATCTGCGGGCCGAGGGCCATGTCATCGAGAACGAGCACTACCGGGTCGAGCTCGACCCGGCCACCGGCACGGTGTCGTCGTGGCTGGACAAGGCGCTCGGCCACGACTTCGCCGGCGAGCAGCATGGCTGGCGGATCGGCGAGTACGTCTACGAGACGCTGACCGGGGGCGCCGACCGCAGCGCGCTGTTCGTCATGGACTTCGCCCACGACGATTTCGGCACGTGGCCCGAGGATCCGCCGTTCCAGCGCGAGACCGCCACCCAGGTGGAGGTCGGGCCGGCCCGCATCCAGTCCGGGCGCGCGTCGATCGAGGTCAAGGTGCAGGCGCCGGGCGTGAGCGGCGCGACGTGCACGTTCAGCCTCGACGCGCACACCAAGGAGCTCGCCGTGGACTGGCTGCTCGACAAGGTCCACCACGCCGATCCCGAGTCGGTGTACATCGCGTTCCCGTTCAACTTGGACGGCGCGGAGTTCCGGGTCGATCTCAACGGCGTGCCCTGCACGCCGAACGACGACCAGCTCCCCGGCACGGCGCGTGACTGGTTCCCGATCCGTCGCTGGGCCGACGTCAGCGACGGCGAGCGCGGTGTCACGGTCGTGCCGCTCGACGCGCCGCTGGTGCAGCTGGGCGGCATCACCACCGGCAAGGCCGCGGCCGACCTCGAGCCTGAGGGGCCGGCGATCGTCTCGTGGGCGCTCAACAACCACTGGATGGTCAACTTCCAGCCCAGCCAGGGCGGGCAGATCCCGCAGCGCTACCGGCTGACCACGCATGCCGGGGCCTGCGACGCCGCGGTGGCCGGGCGGTTCGCCGCCGGGGCCGCCACGCCGCCCGTGATCCTGCGCGACTACCTGCGCACGGGTGACCCGACCGGGGCGCTCTTGCAGGTGGAGGGCGACCTCGGCGTCGAGGTCGGCATCAAGCCGGCCGAGGACGGCGACGGCGCGATCCTGCGTCTGCGCAACGTGACGCCCGCCGCGGTGACCGTGCCGCTCCGGTTCCTCGCCGCGGTGCCCACCTCGGCCAACGTCGCCTCCCCGCTCGAGGAGGATGGCGACCCGCTGACGGTCACGGACGGCGCGGTCAGCGTGCCGTTGGCGGGCAGCGGGACGGCCACCGTCCGCGTGCGCTTCTAG
- a CDS encoding SMP-30/gluconolactonase/LRE family protein encodes MTVVGAHGAPLRGIEDCRIVIDGTVTEPRLDHPECVVVGPDGALWCGGERGQIYRIERDGSAMAEVATTGGFCLGMAFGPDGMLYVCDLAHAAVMRVDTATGTVETFTTGTPERRIRIPNYPVFDAQGRLYVSDSHAPDEPGPGIYRFGLDGEGELWFSEPLTFANGMALAPGGDALYVAETFAKRVSRIPIDAHGRPGPRDTVAVVDALPDGLALDADGRIYVACYEPSEILRIDPGGAVRLLVVDPTAHTLCHPTNVALADGTLYAANLGRWHITALDLTNQEGDPVV; translated from the coding sequence ATGACCGTCGTCGGCGCGCACGGAGCGCCGCTCCGTGGCATCGAGGACTGCCGGATCGTCATCGACGGCACGGTGACCGAGCCGCGGCTCGACCATCCCGAGTGCGTGGTGGTCGGCCCCGACGGCGCGCTGTGGTGTGGCGGCGAGCGTGGCCAGATCTACCGGATCGAGCGCGACGGCAGCGCGATGGCGGAGGTCGCCACGACCGGCGGCTTCTGCCTGGGCATGGCCTTCGGTCCCGACGGCATGTTGTACGTGTGCGACCTGGCCCACGCCGCGGTCATGCGCGTCGACACGGCGACGGGCACGGTGGAGACGTTCACCACCGGTACGCCGGAGCGGCGGATCCGCATCCCGAACTACCCGGTCTTCGACGCGCAGGGGCGGCTCTACGTCTCCGACAGCCACGCGCCCGACGAGCCGGGCCCGGGCATCTACCGCTTCGGGCTCGACGGCGAGGGCGAGCTGTGGTTCTCCGAGCCGCTGACGTTCGCCAACGGCATGGCCCTGGCCCCCGGTGGCGACGCGCTCTACGTGGCCGAGACCTTCGCGAAGCGCGTGTCGCGCATCCCGATCGACGCCCACGGCCGCCCCGGGCCGCGGGACACGGTCGCCGTCGTCGACGCGTTGCCCGACGGGCTGGCCCTCGACGCCGACGGGCGCATCTACGTGGCCTGCTACGAGCCGAGCGAGATCCTGCGGATCGACCCCGGCGGGGCCGTTCGCCTCCTCGTCGTCGATCCGACCGCCCACACGTTGTGCCACCCGACGAACGTCGCGCTGGCCGACGGCACGCTCTACGCGGCCAACCTCGGCCGGTGGCACATCACCGCGCTGGACCTGACCAACCAAGAGGGGGACCCCGTTGTCTGA
- a CDS encoding APC family permease — MGNGEERMQDEAGKSNGLDNQVLGPLEIFGQSVGNTGMATVVAIAPVLVAESAGNGSWLSMLIALVGVLGVGYCVALFGRRVATSGSLYTYAARSLGRAPAFLTGWALLIAYVGLAVAMPMIGAQFVGEVIGEGTAVQIVLWFVFAAVATGMAYFGARVSTRAALLLEAFSIALLGVVLVATVVKAGTVIDSAQLHLKGVSVHDLFLGITLSVTAFVGFESGASLGAEARDPHRAIPRVILLTIGLAGVIYMLSFYVETLGYHHLNENIATADAPTAVLGDWVGLGFLKYPIALGLGFSFFAVMLASVNALSRMLYTMAREGVAPAAFGRTHPVRRTPHVGILTIAPFLFVVSLIMKYVANASPVEVFSYIATPATFGFIFAYVLVAVGAVVLLYRERRRIRLGVLTAATVGVAAMIATYVANLTPVPPYPFNILPYVFLGLMVVGGLVFLALRFGRPESVRRVGTVDEESLDRELATPPAMTVSA; from the coding sequence TTGGGGAATGGAGAGGAACGAATGCAAGACGAAGCTGGTAAGTCGAATGGCCTTGACAATCAGGTACTCGGACCATTGGAGATCTTCGGACAGTCAGTCGGCAACACCGGGATGGCGACGGTGGTGGCGATCGCCCCGGTGCTGGTCGCGGAGTCGGCCGGCAACGGATCCTGGCTCTCGATGCTGATCGCCCTCGTCGGGGTGCTCGGGGTCGGTTACTGCGTCGCGCTGTTCGGTCGGCGGGTCGCGACCTCGGGGTCGCTCTACACGTACGCGGCCAGATCGCTGGGCAGGGCACCGGCCTTCCTGACCGGGTGGGCCCTGCTGATCGCCTACGTCGGCCTGGCGGTGGCGATGCCGATGATCGGCGCCCAGTTCGTCGGCGAGGTCATCGGCGAAGGAACCGCCGTGCAGATCGTCCTCTGGTTCGTGTTCGCGGCCGTGGCCACCGGGATGGCCTACTTCGGGGCGCGGGTGTCGACGCGGGCCGCGCTCCTGCTGGAGGCGTTCTCGATCGCCCTGCTCGGCGTGGTCCTGGTGGCGACGGTGGTGAAGGCGGGAACCGTGATCGACTCGGCCCAGCTGCACCTCAAGGGCGTCTCGGTGCACGACCTCTTCCTCGGGATCACCCTCTCGGTCACGGCGTTCGTCGGCTTCGAGTCGGGTGCGTCGCTCGGTGCGGAGGCTCGCGACCCTCACCGTGCGATCCCCCGGGTGATCCTCCTGACCATCGGCTTGGCGGGCGTGATCTACATGCTCTCCTTCTACGTCGAGACGCTCGGCTACCACCACCTGAACGAGAACATCGCGACGGCCGACGCGCCGACCGCCGTCTTGGGCGACTGGGTCGGGCTCGGCTTCCTGAAGTACCCGATCGCGCTCGGACTCGGGTTCAGCTTCTTCGCGGTCATGCTCGCCTCGGTGAACGCCCTCTCGCGGATGCTGTACACGATGGCGCGCGAGGGTGTGGCGCCGGCGGCGTTCGGCCGAACTCACCCGGTGCGCCGCACGCCGCACGTCGGGATCCTGACGATCGCGCCGTTCCTGTTCGTCGTCTCGCTGATCATGAAGTACGTCGCGAACGCGAGCCCGGTCGAGGTCTTCTCCTACATCGCGACGCCGGCGACGTTCGGGTTCATCTTCGCCTACGTCCTCGTCGCGGTCGGCGCCGTCGTCCTCCTGTACCGCGAGCGCCGGCGAATCCGTCTCGGCGTGCTGACCGCGGCGACGGTGGGTGTGGCGGCGATGATCGCCACCTATGTGGCGAACCTGACCCCCGTCCCGCCCTATCCGTTCAACATCCTCCCCTACGTCTTCCTCGGCCTGATGGTGGTGGGCGGGTTGGTCTTCCTGGCCCTGCGCTTCGGCCGACCGGAATCGGTGCGACGGGTCGGAACGGTCGACGAGGAGAGCCTCGACCGTGAGCTCGCCACGCCACCCGCGATGACGGTGAGCGCGTGA
- a CDS encoding FadR/GntR family transcriptional regulator — MERDIALEVGKLVTSRRLAPGQRLPSERALAAELGVSRPALREGMRRLVDLGVIEARRGEGTFVSVLDFEHLNEVRLSLEPLAARLAAQRRDADVLAALEAEVGRLEALLPDVEAFAEADQAIHELVARASGNAVLQRMLGELEVLLRLSRGRTSGSETLRADTLRELTELAARIREGDEAGAERAMRAHLAAVAVSVLQEPLGHDHVAVVRGHRGAP; from the coding sequence ATGGAGCGCGACATCGCCCTCGAGGTCGGCAAGCTCGTCACGTCCCGGCGGCTGGCGCCGGGACAGCGACTGCCCTCTGAACGCGCGCTCGCCGCCGAGCTTGGCGTGTCCCGCCCGGCCCTCCGCGAGGGCATGCGGCGACTGGTCGATCTCGGCGTCATCGAGGCGCGTCGCGGCGAGGGGACGTTCGTCTCCGTGCTGGACTTCGAGCACCTCAACGAGGTGCGGCTCAGCCTCGAACCGCTGGCCGCGCGCCTTGCGGCACAGCGCCGGGACGCCGACGTCCTCGCGGCGCTGGAGGCCGAGGTGGGCCGGCTCGAGGCCCTTCTGCCCGATGTCGAGGCGTTTGCCGAAGCCGATCAGGCAATACACGAGTTGGTGGCGCGGGCATCGGGCAACGCGGTCCTCCAGCGGATGCTCGGAGAGCTGGAGGTGCTCCTGCGCCTGTCGCGCGGCCGGACCTCGGGGAGCGAGACCCTCCGCGCCGACACGCTGCGCGAGCTGACGGAACTCGCTGCGCGGATCCGCGAGGGCGATGAGGCCGGGGCCGAGCGCGCCATGCGCGCCCACCTCGCTGCGGTGGCCGTGAGTGTTCTCCAAGAGCCGCTCGGGCACGATCATGTGGCAGTCGTTCGAGGACATCGCGGAGCGCCGTGA
- a CDS encoding pyridoxamine 5'-phosphate oxidase family protein, with protein MTGAAPSNRVRLVREHKRARYDRGTIDSILDAGLVAHLGFVDRGQPFAIPTLHARVGDLVYVHGSSASRALRAVDGGLPACLTVTHLDGIVLSRSAFEHDINYRSAILLGEMSAVGEEAEKRLALEAFMERLIPGRWAEVRQPSRKELKATSIVVMPIDEASAKVRSGGPDDGDGEDGELDVWAGQIPISTELGEPLPDPALRDGIAVSAAALALVRARRPERSGSR; from the coding sequence ATGACCGGAGCCGCACCAAGCAACCGCGTTCGCCTCGTACGCGAACACAAGCGCGCCCGCTACGACCGCGGGACCATCGATTCGATCCTCGACGCCGGCCTGGTCGCCCACCTCGGGTTCGTCGACCGCGGCCAGCCGTTCGCGATCCCGACCCTCCACGCGAGAGTCGGCGACCTCGTCTACGTCCACGGCTCCTCGGCGAGCCGAGCGCTGCGGGCCGTCGACGGCGGCCTCCCTGCCTGCCTCACGGTGACCCATCTCGACGGCATCGTCCTCTCGCGCTCGGCCTTCGAACACGACATCAACTACCGCAGCGCGATCCTGCTCGGCGAGATGTCCGCCGTCGGCGAGGAGGCCGAGAAGCGGCTGGCGCTCGAGGCCTTCATGGAGCGGCTGATCCCGGGCCGCTGGGCCGAGGTCCGCCAGCCGAGCCGCAAGGAGCTGAAGGCGACCAGCATCGTCGTGATGCCGATCGACGAAGCCTCGGCCAAGGTCCGATCCGGCGGGCCGGACGACGGCGACGGCGAGGACGGCGAGCTCGACGTCTGGGCCGGGCAGATCCCAATCTCGACCGAGCTGGGGGAGCCCCTGCCGGACCCGGCGCTCAGGGACGGGATCGCCGTCTCGGCGGCCGCGCTGGCGCTCGTCCGGGCGCGTCGTCCCGAGCGGAGCGGATCCCGATGA
- a CDS encoding PLP-dependent aminotransferase family protein has protein sequence MRRQLETVLREAMRAGSLAAGARLPSSRDLARQLGVSRGVVVDAYGALGAQGFLRLRERAAPTVASRPDSPAGQHADEQPPIAPPPRFDFAATTPDVSLLDRRAWIRALERSLRDAPDAALDYGDPRGDLGLRRCLVDYLGRVRGVVATPSQVVVVQGFSQAIDLAFRVLAAAGARRVAFEDPSHDEQWVAARRAGLEPVPVPVDGDGIRIEPLAALAPDAVVVTPAHQFPTGAVLESSRRRALLAWAARSDALVIEDDYDSEFRYDRAPVGTLQGLDPSHVLYVGTVSKTLAPALRLGWSVVPAKLLDRFVEAKRYADSGSPALEQLALAHLIDSGAYERAVQRARIAYRRRRDALLAALEESLPDCEVEGIAAGLHVLLRLPAGVGAPEIAAAAEARRLHVRQVADFSLTEQTASQSALVLGYGRLPEPAIAPAVRELAAAVADLS, from the coding sequence TTGAGACGCCAGCTGGAGACCGTCTTGCGCGAGGCGATGCGGGCAGGAAGCCTGGCGGCGGGAGCGAGGCTGCCGTCCTCGCGCGACCTGGCGCGCCAGCTCGGCGTGTCCCGGGGAGTGGTCGTGGACGCCTATGGGGCGCTCGGGGCGCAGGGCTTCCTGCGCCTGCGGGAGCGGGCGGCGCCGACCGTCGCCAGCCGACCGGATTCCCCCGCTGGCCAGCACGCCGACGAGCAGCCCCCGATCGCGCCTCCACCGCGGTTCGACTTCGCCGCCACCACGCCCGACGTCTCCCTGCTGGACCGCAGAGCGTGGATCCGAGCGCTCGAGCGCTCGCTCCGCGACGCGCCCGACGCGGCCCTGGACTACGGAGATCCCCGCGGCGACCTAGGCCTCCGGCGCTGCCTGGTCGACTACCTCGGACGGGTCCGCGGCGTGGTCGCCACGCCCTCGCAGGTCGTCGTCGTCCAAGGGTTCAGCCAGGCGATCGACCTCGCCTTCCGGGTGCTGGCCGCCGCCGGCGCGCGCCGGGTCGCGTTCGAGGACCCCTCCCACGACGAGCAGTGGGTTGCAGCGCGGCGAGCGGGGCTCGAACCGGTGCCGGTCCCGGTGGACGGTGACGGCATCCGCATCGAGCCGCTGGCCGCTCTCGCTCCGGACGCGGTGGTCGTCACCCCAGCGCACCAGTTCCCGACCGGCGCCGTCCTCGAGTCCTCGCGCCGGCGGGCGCTGCTCGCCTGGGCCGCCCGCAGCGACGCCCTGGTGATCGAGGACGACTACGACTCCGAGTTCCGCTACGACCGCGCCCCGGTCGGCACGCTGCAGGGGCTCGATCCGAGCCACGTGCTCTACGTCGGCACGGTCTCCAAGACCCTCGCACCCGCCCTGCGCCTCGGCTGGTCGGTCGTCCCGGCCAAGCTCCTGGACCGCTTCGTCGAGGCGAAGCGCTACGCGGACTCGGGCTCCCCTGCCCTCGAGCAGTTGGCGCTCGCGCACCTGATCGACTCGGGCGCCTACGAGCGGGCCGTCCAGCGGGCGAGGATCGCCTACCGTCGCCGGCGCGACGCGCTGCTCGCGGCGCTCGAGGAATCGCTTCCGGACTGCGAAGTCGAGGGGATAGCCGCCGGCCTCCACGTGCTGCTCCGCCTTCCGGCCGGCGTCGGCGCGCCCGAGATCGCCGCCGCGGCCGAGGCGCGCCGCCTGCACGTCCGCCAAGTTGCCGATTTCAGCCTGACCGAGCAAACGGCCTCGCAATCCGCGCTCGTGCTCGGCTACGGGCGCCTGCCCGAGCCCGCGATCGCACCGGCGGTGCGCGAGCTCGCTGCGGCCGTCGCCGACCTCAGCTGA
- a CDS encoding cupin domain-containing protein has translation MTGRDGSETSEVRSRDSIHVVDPLQVPWSVATPAPGKGDPPGEELTAFASPDGRFTFGLTRRQSLHREIVWAHHEVALILEGEVEITASDGSVVRASPGNVVVTPRGTSGVWRSLTPYRKVWAVYE, from the coding sequence ATGACGGGGCGTGACGGCAGCGAAACGAGCGAGGTGCGCTCGCGCGACTCCATCCACGTGGTGGACCCGTTGCAAGTCCCGTGGAGCGTCGCGACGCCGGCGCCGGGCAAGGGCGATCCGCCGGGCGAGGAGCTGACGGCCTTCGCCTCCCCCGACGGTCGCTTCACCTTCGGCCTCACCCGCCGGCAGTCGTTGCACCGCGAGATCGTGTGGGCGCATCACGAGGTCGCGCTGATCCTCGAGGGCGAGGTCGAGATCACCGCATCCGACGGTTCGGTGGTGAGGGCTTCGCCCGGGAACGTCGTGGTGACGCCGAGAGGCACCTCCGGAGTGTGGAGGAGCCTGACGCCGTACCGCAAGGTGTGGGCCGTTTACGAGTAA
- a CDS encoding aldo/keto reductase → MDYRPLGRTGIQVSRLCLGTMMFGAWGNTDHDDSIRIIHKALDEGINFVDTADVYSAGESEEIVGKAVKGRRDDVVLATKFFMPMGEDPNMRGGSRRWIVREVENSLRRLGTDHIDLYQVHRPDPAVDVEETLGALTDLVAQGKVRAIGSSSYAGSEIVEAQWVARDRGLQRFRTEQPPYSLLVRGIELDVLPTAQRHGMGILSYSPLSGGWLSGSWSADSSPTSPARQRLAKRFDMSLPDNQRKLEAVQQLSQVADDAGLSMIEMAIAFVVNHPGVTSAIIGPRTMEQLESQLPAADAVLTPEVLDRIDAIVAPGVTLNPADNSYGEQVLAPELRRR, encoded by the coding sequence ATGGACTACCGGCCGCTCGGCCGCACCGGCATCCAGGTCTCGCGGCTCTGCCTCGGCACGATGATGTTCGGCGCCTGGGGCAACACCGACCACGACGACTCGATCCGGATCATCCACAAGGCGCTCGACGAGGGCATCAACTTCGTCGACACGGCCGACGTCTACAGCGCCGGCGAGTCGGAGGAGATCGTCGGCAAGGCGGTCAAGGGCCGCCGCGACGACGTGGTCCTCGCGACCAAGTTCTTCATGCCGATGGGCGAGGACCCTAACATGCGCGGCGGCTCGCGCCGCTGGATCGTGCGCGAGGTCGAGAACTCGCTGCGGCGCCTGGGCACCGACCACATCGACCTCTACCAGGTGCACCGTCCCGATCCGGCCGTCGACGTCGAGGAGACGCTCGGCGCGCTGACCGATCTCGTCGCGCAGGGCAAGGTCCGCGCGATCGGCTCCTCGTCCTACGCCGGCAGCGAGATCGTCGAGGCGCAGTGGGTCGCGCGCGACCGCGGGCTGCAACGCTTCCGCACCGAGCAGCCGCCGTACTCGCTGCTTGTGCGCGGCATCGAGCTCGACGTCCTGCCGACCGCCCAGCGTCACGGCATGGGCATCCTCAGCTACAGCCCGTTGTCGGGCGGCTGGCTGTCGGGTTCGTGGAGCGCCGACAGCTCGCCGACGTCACCGGCGCGCCAGCGGCTGGCCAAGCGCTTCGACATGTCGTTGCCCGACAACCAGCGCAAGCTCGAAGCCGTGCAGCAGCTCTCACAGGTCGCTGACGACGCTGGCCTGTCGATGATCGAGATGGCGATCGCCTTCGTCGTCAACCACCCCGGCGTCACGTCGGCGATCATCGGCCCCCGCACGATGGAGCAGCTCGAGAGCCAGCTGCCCGCGGCCGATGCCGTCCTCACGCCCGAGGTCCTGGACCGCATCGACGCGATCGTCGCCCCAGGCGTGACCCTCAACCCGGCCGACAACAGCTACGGCGAGCAGGTCCTCGCGCCGGAGCTGCGGCGCCGCTGA
- a CDS encoding (R)-mandelonitrile lyase yields the protein MQITRSSIDTMKGPADWFTGDVYVDAVATPSGTSTFAAAAVHFTPGARTAWHTHPHGQTIFVTEGVGLCQREGGPVEVIRPGDRVFFEPGENHWHGAAPNRFMVHIAMQQNDDSGSPVTWGEHVTDQQYDAAPTDT from the coding sequence ATGCAGATCACCCGCAGCAGCATCGACACCATGAAGGGCCCGGCCGACTGGTTCACCGGCGACGTCTACGTCGACGCCGTCGCCACCCCCTCCGGAACCTCGACCTTCGCCGCGGCCGCCGTGCACTTCACGCCCGGCGCCCGCACCGCCTGGCACACCCACCCCCACGGCCAGACCATCTTCGTCACCGAGGGCGTCGGCTTGTGCCAGCGCGAGGGCGGCCCCGTCGAGGTCATCCGTCCCGGCGACCGCGTCTTCTTCGAGCCCGGCGAGAACCACTGGCACGGCGCCGCCCCCAACCGCTTCATGGTCCACATCGCCATGCAGCAGAACGACGACTCCGGCTCCCCCGTGACCTGGGGCGAGCACGTCACCGACCAGCAGTACGACGCCGCGCCGACCGACACCTAG